From Anopheles arabiensis isolate DONGOLA chromosome 3, AaraD3, whole genome shotgun sequence, a single genomic window includes:
- the LOC120899550 gene encoding lipase 3-like, whose translation MIVVPALLLIVLLGGKGAPRTEAYQVRKEISFNWIRDSKDVIRNQTAVLLRRDGYDADRLQVRTDDGYLLTVYRMLPKKSRLGVVLMHHGIRQSSDMWMYLGPKRSLAYQLYEAGYDVWFSNSRASPESDGHERLDRDSDHYWDFSFHEIGTEDLAAVIDYVLAATGRKTLHFVGYSEAGSAVLALLSELPGYNEKLSSVELMAPPAFMQYGQFAWIARMVQPIRALFPWSVYYTRDALPTQICTLFRNECCLLFGQMSDRGTDNGTRTERSPGSSSPAGRAGCFDLEDVSLKQLEHYRQIIASARFQQFDYGYAANLHRYKQKTPPDYCLWDVTARVALHYGNKDKTVDWRGVELLGRRLPKVSELQKILYKGYNHRDFYRNPKAQATVYANILKSIKRHASVQ comes from the exons ATGATCGTGGTGCCAGCGTTACTGCTGATTGTCCTGCTGGGCGGTAAGGGAGCTCCCCGTACGGAGGCCTATCAGGTGCGAAAGGAAATCAGCTTCAACTGGATACGTGACAGCAAGGACGTGATCAGAAATCAAACG GCTGTGCTGCTGCGAAGAGATGGCTACGATGCGGACCGTCTACAGGTGCGCACCGACGACGGTTACCTGCTCACGGTGTACCGTATGCTGCCCAAGAAATCCCGGCTAGGGGTAGTGCTGATGCATCACGGCATACGCCAGTCGAGCGATATGTGGATGTACCTGGGACCCAAGCGCTCCCTTGCCTACCAGCTGTACGAAGCCGGGTACGATGTGTGGTTCAGCAACTCGCGTGCCTCACCCGAATCCGACGGCCACGAACGGCTCGACCGGGACAGTGACCATTACTGGGACTTTAGCTTCCACGAGATCGGCACCGAGGATCTGGCGGCAGTGATCGATTACGTACTGGCTGCGACCGGCCGGAAGACGCTACACTTTGTCGGATATTCGGAGGCGGGGTCGGCCGTACTTGCCCTGCTCTCCGAGCTGCCGGGGTACAACGAGAAGCTGTCCAGCGTGGAGCTGATGGCACCGCCCGCCTTCATGCAGTACGGTCAGTTTGCCTGGATAGCGCGCATGGTACAGCCGATACGGGCGCTGTTCCCGTGGAGCGTTTACTACACCCGAGATGCGTTACCCACGCAGATCTGTACCCTGTTCCGCAACGAGTGCTGCCTGCTGTTCGGCCAGATGAGTGACCGTGGGACGGACAATGGTACGCGCACGGAACGCTCGCCGGGTTCGTCGTCTCCAGCCGGTCGTGCCGGTTGCTTCGATCTGGAAGACGTTTCGCTCAAGCAGCTCGAACACTACCGCCAAATCATTGCCAGTGCACGGTTCCAGCAGTTCGATTATGGGTACGCGGCGAACCTGCATCGCTACAAGCAAAAGACACCGCCCGACTACTGTCTGTGGGATGTGACGGCCCGGGTGGCGCTGCATTACGGCAACAAAGACAAAACAGTGGACTGGAGGGGTGTCGAGCTGCTGGGCCGACGGCTGCCGAAGGTGTCGGAGCTGCAGAAGATACTGTACAAAGGTTACAACCATCGCGACTTCTACCGGAACCCGAAAGCGCAGGCAACGGTCTACGCGAACATCTTGAAGTCGATCAAACGCCATGCGTCAGTACAATAA